One genomic segment of Calditerricola satsumensis includes these proteins:
- a CDS encoding branched-chain amino acid ABC transporter permease: MATRAGNNLRTGLVAAGFAAALALVAWGAGPYWLSVLNVIGLYTVVAVGLSLLMGYAGQVSLGHAGFYGMGAYVAAVLSAKLGWNGWLTLPAAVLLTMAVAWAVGLPTVRLREHYLAMATLGLGVVVHIVMVEWDAVTGGSSGIVGIPPLAVGPWTVTGERAWLFITWGAAALALAMAHRLVTSPIGRALRAIAGSEPAAEALGIPASRYKLAVFVLSAGFAGLAGALYAFYVTFVSPSSFGVMMSMQFVMMVVVGGAHRLWGAPAGAAILVLLSEGVKAYLPALLPGAGGEVQLVFYGLLLVVILLLKPDGVLTGWAAWRHKRSGEHARTA; encoded by the coding sequence ATGGCCACGCGTGCGGGAAACAACCTGCGCACGGGCCTGGTTGCCGCCGGCTTCGCCGCGGCGCTGGCGCTTGTGGCGTGGGGAGCGGGTCCCTACTGGCTCAGCGTGCTCAACGTGATCGGCCTGTACACCGTGGTGGCCGTGGGACTGTCGCTCTTGATGGGGTACGCCGGCCAGGTGTCGCTGGGCCACGCCGGCTTTTACGGCATGGGCGCCTACGTGGCGGCGGTGCTGTCGGCCAAATTGGGTTGGAACGGCTGGCTGACGCTGCCGGCGGCCGTTTTGCTGACGATGGCCGTGGCCTGGGCGGTAGGGTTGCCGACGGTGCGCCTGCGCGAACACTACCTGGCCATGGCCACGCTGGGCCTGGGGGTTGTGGTTCACATCGTCATGGTGGAATGGGATGCGGTGACCGGCGGGTCGTCGGGAATCGTCGGCATTCCGCCGCTGGCCGTCGGCCCGTGGACCGTCACCGGGGAGCGGGCGTGGCTGTTCATCACGTGGGGCGCGGCGGCCCTGGCCCTGGCCATGGCCCACAGACTGGTGACGTCGCCGATCGGCCGCGCCCTGCGGGCCATCGCCGGGAGCGAGCCGGCGGCGGAGGCGCTCGGCATTCCCGCATCCCGCTACAAGCTGGCCGTCTTTGTGCTCAGCGCCGGTTTCGCCGGGCTGGCCGGGGCGCTCTATGCCTTTTACGTTACGTTTGTCAGCCCGTCGTCCTTCGGCGTGATGATGTCGATGCAGTTTGTCATGATGGTTGTCGTCGGCGGGGCGCATCGCCTGTGGGGGGCGCCGGCCGGGGCGGCGATCCTGGTGCTGCTTAGCGAAGGGGTGAAGGCGTACCTGCCGGCCCTTCTGCCCGGCGCGGGTGGGGAGGTGCAGCTCGTCTTCTACGGGCTGCTCCTGGTCGTCATCCTGCTGCTCAAGCCCGACGGCGTCCTCACCGGATGGGCTGCGTGGCGGCACAAAAGGAGCGGAGAGCATGCCCGGACTGCTTGA
- a CDS encoding ABC transporter ATP-binding protein → MPGLLEVHRLTKRFGGVQAVADVSFSVLPGTIYAVIGPNGAGKTTLFNLVSGYLAADSGDVWFDGRSIRGWPVHRIARAGLTRTFQNLEPFPGMTVLENVMVGCDAHVRCTWLDALFGTRRRRAANAASRAEAHRLLSLFSLDHMADVPVEALPYGMQRLVEIVRAFALRPKLLLLDEPAAGLNPAERQQLAAVLRQARSRGVTVLLIEHDVDLVMTVADRILVLDQGRVLAEGAPAEIQAHPAVLAAYLGEEVS, encoded by the coding sequence ATGCCCGGACTGCTTGAGGTGCACCGGTTGACGAAACGGTTTGGCGGGGTGCAGGCTGTGGCCGACGTCTCGTTTTCGGTTTTGCCTGGCACGATCTACGCCGTCATCGGACCGAACGGCGCCGGCAAGACGACGCTTTTCAACCTCGTGTCGGGGTACCTGGCCGCCGATTCCGGCGACGTGTGGTTTGACGGGCGGTCCATTCGGGGGTGGCCGGTTCACCGCATCGCCCGGGCCGGGCTGACGCGCACGTTCCAGAACCTCGAGCCGTTTCCCGGCATGACCGTCCTGGAGAACGTGATGGTCGGCTGCGACGCCCACGTCCGCTGCACCTGGCTGGATGCCCTGTTCGGCACCCGCCGGCGGCGGGCGGCCAATGCCGCCTCGCGCGCGGAGGCGCACCGGCTCCTCTCCCTCTTTTCGTTGGACCATATGGCCGACGTTCCGGTGGAGGCGCTGCCCTACGGGATGCAGCGGCTGGTGGAGATCGTGCGGGCTTTTGCCCTGCGTCCCAAGTTGCTTCTTCTCGATGAGCCGGCGGCCGGGCTGAATCCTGCCGAGCGGCAGCAGCTGGCGGCGGTGCTCCGGCAGGCGCGGTCCCGGGGCGTCACCGTGCTGCTCATCGAACACGACGTGGACCTGGTGATGACGGTGGCCGATCGCATCCTCGTCCTCGATCAGGGGCGGGTCCTTGCCGAAGGGGCGCCGGCGGAGATCCAGGCCCATCCCGCCGTGCTGGCGGCATACCTGGGCGAAGAGGTGAGCTGA
- a CDS encoding ABC transporter ATP-binding protein: MLVAVDLHVLRGPAPVLHGVSLRVGEGEIVAVVGPNGAGKSTLLGALAGCFPPASGRILLRGDDVTGKRPEDLVRRGLVLVPERRQVFSGLTVRDNLLLGAYAWYRGHKEAAAALLDAVLADFPRLRERLDQLAGSLSGGEQQMLAIGRGIMARPKVLLLDEPSLGLAPKAVAALFSRFRALCAKYGMAMILVEQNVRAAFRVADRAYVLERGRVVREGEVALLRNDPQVVRAYVGRGFAAFPAG, from the coding sequence ATGCTCGTGGCCGTCGATCTGCACGTCTTGCGCGGTCCGGCGCCGGTGTTGCACGGGGTGTCCCTCCGCGTGGGCGAAGGGGAGATCGTCGCCGTCGTTGGGCCCAACGGGGCCGGCAAGAGCACGCTGCTGGGGGCCCTGGCCGGCTGTTTTCCCCCTGCCTCCGGCCGGATTCTGTTGCGCGGCGACGACGTGACCGGGAAGCGTCCCGAGGACCTGGTGCGCCGCGGCCTGGTGCTGGTGCCGGAGCGGCGGCAGGTGTTTTCCGGCCTCACCGTGCGCGACAACCTGCTCCTCGGGGCCTACGCGTGGTATCGTGGGCACAAGGAGGCGGCCGCGGCGCTGCTGGACGCCGTGCTGGCCGATTTTCCGCGCCTGCGCGAGCGCCTCGACCAGCTGGCCGGCAGCCTGAGCGGCGGCGAGCAGCAGATGCTGGCCATTGGCCGGGGGATCATGGCCCGCCCCAAGGTGCTCCTCCTTGATGAGCCCTCCCTCGGGCTGGCGCCGAAGGCTGTGGCGGCGCTCTTTTCCCGCTTTCGTGCGCTGTGCGCCAAGTACGGGATGGCCATGATCCTCGTCGAGCAGAACGTGCGGGCCGCCTTTCGCGTCGCCGACCGCGCCTATGTGCTGGAGCGCGGCCGGGTGGTGCGGGAGGGGGAGGTGGCCCTGCTGCGGAACGATCCGCAGGTGGTCCGCGCGTACGTCGGCCGGGGGTTTGCCGCTTTTCCGGCAGGGTAG
- a CDS encoding creatininase family protein, giving the protein MPAYVLTEMTWPEAKEAFQTAVLAIVPVGAQEQHGPHLKMSCDAVLATEMARRLAERLYPHAVVTPTVNMGVSPHHLNFPGTITLHPETLIRLVGDIVRSLNHHGFRRFLLLNAHGGNQATLQVAATALATELDVAVYVAKTTASAKEALRAHIASPLYGHACEREVSEALYLAPQLVHPARLEAGAIREGTWRHLRPGGALQGFYRYEEMTENGCLGDARRASAAIGRALVEEALDNLEAALRAVLGLTERQAQA; this is encoded by the coding sequence ATGCCTGCGTATGTGCTGACCGAGATGACCTGGCCGGAGGCGAAGGAGGCGTTTCAGACGGCGGTGCTGGCCATCGTGCCCGTTGGCGCGCAGGAGCAGCATGGGCCGCATTTGAAGATGAGCTGCGACGCCGTGCTGGCGACGGAGATGGCGCGACGGCTGGCCGAGCGCCTCTATCCGCATGCCGTGGTGACGCCCACGGTGAACATGGGCGTCTCGCCGCATCACCTCAATTTTCCCGGGACGATCACGCTTCATCCGGAGACCTTGATCCGCCTCGTGGGCGACATCGTCCGCTCGCTGAATCACCACGGGTTTCGCCGGTTCCTGTTGCTCAACGCCCACGGCGGCAACCAGGCCACCCTGCAGGTGGCGGCCACGGCGCTGGCCACGGAGCTGGATGTGGCCGTCTACGTGGCCAAGACCACGGCCTCGGCCAAGGAGGCCCTCAGGGCGCACATCGCCTCGCCGCTCTATGGGCATGCCTGCGAACGGGAAGTGTCGGAAGCGCTTTATCTGGCGCCGCAGCTGGTTCATCCGGCGCGCCTGGAGGCCGGAGCCATTCGGGAGGGCACCTGGCGCCACCTGCGGCCGGGCGGGGCGCTGCAGGGGTTTTACCGCTACGAGGAGATGACCGAGAACGGGTGCCTGGGGGATGCGCGAAGGGCCAGCGCGGCCATCGGCCGGGCCCTGGTGGAGGAGGCGCTGGACAACCTGGAGGCGGCCCTGCGCGCCGTACTGGGCCTAACGGAGCGGCAAGCGCAAGCCTGA
- a CDS encoding TenA family transcriptional regulator — translation MAELLSREEFRRQLEEAIKGRHSQASPFSVAWSKGLLKREHFARWAENHYHYVGPFADYLAYIYANIPDECTDAKDFILQNMWEEELGGDRHTDLLIRFAEACGTTRERVVDPNNMLPTTRGLQSWCYAVAFREHFAVATAALIVGLESQVPDIYRKQLPPLKEKYGFTDEEVEFFDLHIVSDEIHGERGYQLVLKYANTPELQQRCLNIVRIGAQMRWMYMDGLYRTYVEPDLKEEEKALLGV, via the coding sequence ATGGCGGAATTGCTTTCGCGCGAGGAATTTCGTCGGCAGCTGGAGGAAGCGATTAAGGGCAGGCACAGCCAGGCGTCCCCCTTCAGCGTGGCGTGGTCGAAGGGGCTCCTGAAGCGCGAGCACTTTGCGCGCTGGGCGGAAAACCACTACCACTATGTCGGGCCCTTCGCCGATTACCTGGCGTACATCTACGCCAACATTCCCGACGAATGCACCGACGCCAAGGATTTCATCCTCCAAAACATGTGGGAGGAAGAGCTGGGCGGCGACCGGCACACCGATCTCCTCATCCGCTTTGCCGAAGCGTGCGGCACGACGCGGGAGCGGGTGGTCGACCCGAACAACATGCTCCCCACGACCCGCGGACTGCAAAGCTGGTGCTACGCCGTAGCCTTCCGCGAGCACTTTGCCGTGGCGACGGCGGCACTCATCGTCGGGCTGGAATCGCAGGTACCGGACATCTACCGCAAGCAGCTCCCGCCGCTGAAAGAGAAGTATGGCTTTACCGACGAGGAAGTGGAGTTTTTCGACCTGCACATCGTGTCGGATGAGATTCACGGTGAGCGCGGCTACCAACTCGTGCTGAAGTATGCCAACACGCCCGAACTGCAGCAGCGTTGCTTGAACATCGTGCGCATCGGCGCCCAGATGCGGTGGATGTATATGGACGGCCTCTACCGCACCTATGTGGAGCCCGACTTGAAGGAAGAAGAAAAGGCGCTCTTGGGCGTCTGA
- a CDS encoding aldehyde dehydrogenase family protein yields MTVAQEAYRIYVDGEWAEAADGQTFVSVNPANTDDVLGRFPDATAEDAERAIEAAHRAYPAWAATPPAKRSEVLLRAADLLERRAEALARELTREEGKVLAASRAEVKRAAATLRFYAMEGLSFAGETLPSDDPHALVYTVHEPLGVVTVITPWNFPLSIPARKIAPALVTGNTVVFKPASDTPLMGLRLVEAFVEAGLPPGVLNLVTGSSRRVGLPLVAHPLVKAVTFTGSTAAGEAIHRAVALTTRTQMELGGKNPLVVLDDADLDLAVDLAIKGGYELTGQACTATSRVLVHRAVHDAFVEKLAAKTQALHIGSGLEEGVDLGPLANGEQLETVLRYVRVGCEEGATLVCGGERLSAPPYDKGYFVRPAVFAGVTPTMRIAREEIFGPVIAVIAVDSLEEALDVANGTDYGLSAAIVTRDVERAQRFARGVQAGVVKVNRPTTGNALNAPFGGVKKSSTATYRESGRAALAFFTQTKTVYLGW; encoded by the coding sequence ATGACCGTCGCGCAGGAGGCGTACCGCATCTACGTAGACGGCGAATGGGCGGAAGCGGCCGACGGGCAGACCTTCGTAAGCGTGAACCCGGCCAACACCGACGACGTCCTGGGCCGCTTCCCCGACGCGACGGCGGAAGACGCCGAGCGGGCCATCGAGGCGGCCCACCGGGCCTATCCTGCGTGGGCCGCAACCCCGCCGGCCAAACGGTCCGAGGTCTTGCTGCGCGCCGCGGACCTGCTCGAGCGGCGCGCCGAAGCCCTGGCCCGCGAGCTGACGCGCGAGGAGGGCAAGGTGCTGGCCGCCAGCCGGGCCGAAGTGAAGCGGGCGGCGGCAACGCTCCGCTTCTACGCCATGGAGGGGCTGAGTTTCGCCGGGGAGACGCTGCCCAGCGACGATCCCCACGCCCTGGTGTACACCGTGCACGAGCCCCTCGGCGTCGTCACCGTCATCACACCGTGGAACTTTCCGCTGTCCATCCCGGCGCGCAAGATCGCCCCGGCCCTCGTCACCGGGAATACGGTGGTGTTCAAGCCGGCGTCGGACACCCCGCTCATGGGCCTGCGGCTGGTGGAAGCCTTTGTGGAGGCCGGGCTGCCCCCGGGCGTGCTCAACCTGGTCACCGGCTCGTCGCGGCGGGTCGGGCTGCCGCTGGTGGCGCATCCGCTGGTGAAGGCGGTCACCTTCACCGGGTCGACCGCTGCTGGCGAAGCGATCCACCGCGCCGTGGCGCTGACGACGCGGACGCAGATGGAGCTGGGCGGAAAGAACCCCCTCGTCGTCTTGGACGACGCCGACCTGGATCTGGCCGTCGACTTGGCCATCAAGGGCGGCTACGAGCTGACCGGGCAAGCGTGCACGGCCACCAGCCGCGTCCTCGTGCACCGCGCCGTCCATGACGCCTTCGTGGAGAAGTTGGCGGCCAAAACGCAGGCCCTGCACATCGGCAGCGGACTGGAAGAGGGCGTCGACCTCGGCCCTTTGGCCAATGGCGAGCAGCTGGAGACGGTGCTGCGCTACGTGCGCGTGGGGTGTGAGGAGGGGGCGACGCTGGTGTGCGGCGGCGAGCGGCTGAGCGCTCCGCCCTACGACAAGGGGTACTTTGTCCGTCCCGCGGTGTTTGCGGGCGTCACGCCGACGATGCGCATCGCCCGTGAGGAGATCTTCGGACCGGTGATCGCCGTCATCGCCGTCGATTCGCTGGAGGAGGCGCTGGATGTGGCCAACGGCACCGACTACGGGCTGTCGGCGGCTATTGTGACGCGCGATGTGGAACGTGCCCAGCGCTTTGCGCGGGGCGTTCAGGCCGGTGTGGTGAAGGTGAACCGCCCAACGACGGGCAACGCCCTCAACGCTCCCTTTGGCGGGGTGAAGAAGTCGTCGACGGCCACCTACCGCGAATCGGGCCGCGCCGCGCTGGCGTTCTTCACGCAGACGAAAACGGTGTACCTCGGGTGGTGA
- a CDS encoding GlcG/HbpS family heme-binding protein, with amino-acid sequence MKTSLKLELADAKLMIEAAKRKAEEIGVKETIAVVDDGGHLIALERMDGARITGPEIAVAKAFTAAGHKRSTHLFNAPPHGPALPGNEAFGIQHMFPGKFAVFVGGFPVVVNGEVIGGVGISGGNGEQDTAVGLAALAALREALAPQGYDVVVEADIKR; translated from the coding sequence ATGAAAACGTCGCTCAAGCTGGAACTGGCCGACGCCAAACTGATGATTGAGGCGGCCAAGCGCAAAGCGGAGGAAATCGGCGTCAAGGAAACGATCGCCGTGGTGGACGACGGCGGCCACCTGATCGCCCTGGAGCGGATGGACGGGGCGCGCATCACCGGGCCGGAGATTGCCGTGGCCAAAGCCTTCACCGCGGCCGGGCACAAGCGATCCACGCACCTCTTCAACGCTCCGCCGCACGGTCCGGCGCTGCCGGGCAACGAGGCTTTTGGCATCCAGCACATGTTTCCCGGCAAGTTCGCCGTTTTCGTCGGCGGCTTTCCCGTCGTCGTCAACGGCGAGGTGATCGGCGGGGTGGGAATCAGCGGGGGCAACGGCGAACAGGACACCGCCGTGGGCCTGGCCGCGCTGGCCGCGTTGCGGGAGGCCCTCGCCCCGCAAGGGTATGACGTGGTCGTCGAGGCCGACATCAAGCGCTGA
- a CDS encoding 2Fe-2S iron-sulfur cluster-binding protein: MPKIRFLTSGVTVEVPEGKEAHLLVTSIRHHDEDGGIPYRCSAGLCGTCRTKIEEGAEHLSPIRKAEVERLGEELLKQGYRLACQTFVRGGDVAVSWNEAVKGKVSAKVKAHWEAQARNA; this comes from the coding sequence ATGCCCAAGATCCGCTTTCTCACCTCCGGCGTGACGGTGGAGGTGCCGGAGGGAAAGGAGGCCCACCTGCTGGTGACGTCGATTCGCCACCACGACGAGGACGGCGGCATTCCGTACCGCTGTTCGGCGGGGTTGTGCGGAACATGCCGCACCAAGATCGAGGAAGGCGCCGAGCACCTGAGCCCCATCCGCAAAGCCGAGGTGGAGCGGCTCGGGGAGGAGCTCTTGAAACAGGGGTACCGCCTGGCTTGCCAGACCTTTGTGCGCGGCGGCGATGTGGCCGTGTCGTGGAATGAGGCGGTCAAGGGGAAGGTGTCGGCCAAGGTAAAGGCGCACTGGGAGGCGCAGGCGCGCAACGCGTAA